One part of the bacterium genome encodes these proteins:
- a CDS encoding sulfatase, translating to FNVWEPAGFFTFLFWPMVVLIVAGAVIVYKLLGKIKRPARVAGAAAAVTLVGWVVLIIWNVAQAAARPEPPAGCPDVVFVTLDAWRADAFGPGNDGESLTPNIDRFAENAFVFGYARTQASWTLPSFATIFTSQYPAVHEAAAHRPLGTSQPTLAELLAARGYDTRAVAANELCLPFTGVARGFRDYQYWNMAGWLKAVGYYDTNLFFPAFRKGREEKRDSRITTVLTDAALERLERRRRRPFFLWLHYLDPHAPYWPPPEYVDAATLERAERDERAGRAKGRLRRENYYGEVRYVDDDLGRILRVLERRPNTVVIISSDHGEEFFEHGAVDHGHTVYEELLRVPLIAKFPGYGSGYIDTPVDAIDLAPTILDYLGVGIPASMQGRSLLPVIAGLGRERPSFAGPTQLKGSSKEAIYYKGNKLIYDYKYRDAASWYALADDPGERRPRPPADAAAVELWGLLTDWRNANVELRRGYRAAREDGAIRDAMKAMGYVD from the coding sequence GTTCAACGTCTGGGAACCGGCGGGGTTTTTTACTTTTTTGTTCTGGCCGATGGTCGTACTTATAGTCGCCGGGGCCGTTATCGTATATAAATTATTGGGTAAAATAAAAAGGCCCGCGCGCGTCGCGGGGGCGGCGGCCGCAGTTACGCTCGTCGGCTGGGTTGTACTCATTATATGGAACGTCGCGCAAGCCGCGGCCCGGCCGGAACCGCCGGCCGGCTGCCCGGACGTCGTCTTCGTAACGCTGGACGCGTGGCGAGCCGACGCGTTCGGCCCCGGCAACGACGGCGAATCGTTGACGCCCAACATAGACCGGTTCGCCGAAAACGCGTTCGTCTTCGGATACGCGCGTACTCAGGCTTCGTGGACCTTACCGTCTTTCGCGACGATATTCACTTCCCAATACCCGGCCGTACACGAGGCCGCGGCCCACCGGCCTTTGGGGACGAGCCAACCTACGTTAGCCGAACTCCTCGCCGCCCGCGGCTACGACACCCGGGCCGTCGCGGCCAACGAACTGTGTCTACCCTTCACCGGCGTAGCCCGCGGCTTCCGGGACTACCAATATTGGAATATGGCCGGCTGGCTTAAGGCCGTCGGTTACTACGACACCAACCTCTTCTTCCCCGCTTTCCGCAAGGGCCGCGAGGAGAAGCGCGACTCCAGGATAACGACCGTGCTGACGGACGCCGCGCTCGAGCGGCTCGAGCGCCGCCGCCGTCGCCCCTTCTTCCTCTGGCTCCACTATCTCGACCCCCACGCGCCGTATTGGCCGCCCCCGGAGTACGTGGACGCCGCCACCCTCGAGCGGGCAGAACGCGACGAGCGGGCGGGTCGCGCGAAAGGCCGCCTCCGCCGCGAAAATTATTACGGCGAGGTTCGGTACGTCGACGACGATCTCGGCCGAATCCTCCGGGTGCTCGAGCGCCGACCCAATACGGTCGTCATCATCTCCAGCGACCATGGCGAGGAATTTTTCGAGCACGGCGCCGTCGACCACGGCCACACCGTATACGAAGAATTACTACGCGTGCCGTTGATAGCGAAATTCCCCGGCTACGGCTCGGGATATATCGATACGCCCGTGGACGCCATCGACCTCGCCCCCACTATACTCGACTACCTTGGCGTCGGAATACCCGCCTCTATGCAAGGCCGCTCTCTTCTCCCCGTCATCGCCGGCCTGGGCCGCGAACGCCCCTCTTTCGCTGGCCCGACGCAATTGAAGGGCAGCAGTAAGGAAGCGATATATTACAAAGGCAACAAGTTAATATACGATTACAAATACCGCGACGCCGCCAGCTGGTACGCTCTCGCCGACGACCCGGGAGAACGCCGGCCTCGGCCGCCGGCGGACGCCGCCGCCGTCGAACTTTGGGGTTTGTTGACCGATTGGCGCAACGCCAACGTCGAGCTGCGGCGAGGTTATCGCGCTGCTCGCGAAGACGGCGCCATCCGCGACGCTATGAAGGCCATGGGCTACGTCGACTAA
- a CDS encoding M28 family peptidase produces the protein MLTRKIIIIIFSTLAVAAVPALGTYDYLIRIYYDGAPARLADTSFVPYAVYETYAVGEVSVGYSARLAERGFRFDVIAEDPALKKIWEVNLPVAALPPSTEVLFTVAPSHYIVATPRDVDVVAGDRARRLKPIAVAFEALAKKPRPIQFEAQDEVAKIVAAVDRGRYERTVRDLVAPGTRYSYSTKCKAMADYVEDAFKDSNLDVKRDRYFGPELKYATAADRDVAWAAGEIGVVAKTTDGGKRWEVVTRAGEDDVSVIACASSDVAWVGAERGVIWRTDDGGLTWSKRTIGQGDVTGLSFLDRERGWAVTTYGDVFRTSDGGDSWQRTSTVGAWLRAVSFSDGNHGLICGSSGYLARTTDGGANWTRVGAAPDVKLNAVTHRNAAEAYVVGGGGTVLRSTDGGATWAPLELGMDVLLRDVSYAGNYGYIVGDIGGFWRTRDGSSWQKKDAPKYVLYTVAAAQPEIVWCGSGGGALLYSPDGGDSWEDHAANADPASRFVWDNVWAEKRGRGGAPGTVLVCAHYDSVSELSSLEKPDAPAPGADDNATGTAAVLEFARASRDHAYHRDVIYVCYSGEEEGLLGSSHFASRMATAREPLLGVLNMDMLGYKSKSPDDADVITNRHSIWLAEYARAAVATYVADLYVDAIVDEKMFYSDHKPFWNFGYAANLVIEDWPLIYKYANTSKDTIEKVNFDVATTMTRGVVAAAASLASPTSLPAVSSLNAVKVYPNPYKTGKHKGRVYFADLPPNSKINFYNIAGERVYEGANGAEPLWALELERDPAPIKSSGVYLYIIEAPSGERKIGKLAVIR, from the coding sequence ATGCTCACCCGTAAAATCATCATAATAATCTTTTCGACGTTAGCCGTCGCGGCCGTACCGGCGTTAGGTACGTACGACTACCTAATCCGCATCTACTACGACGGCGCGCCCGCGCGCCTGGCGGATACCTCCTTCGTCCCTTACGCGGTTTACGAGACCTACGCCGTAGGCGAAGTCAGCGTCGGCTACAGCGCGCGCCTGGCCGAGCGAGGCTTTCGCTTCGACGTAATCGCCGAAGACCCGGCGTTGAAGAAGATATGGGAAGTTAATTTGCCGGTCGCCGCGCTGCCCCCCTCCACCGAAGTCTTGTTCACCGTCGCCCCCTCGCACTATATCGTGGCCACCCCTCGGGACGTCGACGTCGTCGCGGGAGACCGCGCCCGGCGGCTTAAGCCGATTGCGGTCGCCTTCGAGGCGTTGGCGAAAAAGCCGCGGCCTATCCAATTCGAAGCGCAAGACGAAGTGGCGAAAATAGTGGCGGCGGTCGACCGCGGCCGTTACGAACGGACGGTACGCGACCTTGTCGCGCCGGGCACACGGTACTCGTATAGTACGAAATGTAAAGCGATGGCCGATTACGTCGAGGACGCCTTTAAGGATTCGAACCTTGACGTCAAACGGGACCGGTATTTCGGGCCGGAGTTGAAATACGCAACCGCGGCCGACCGCGACGTCGCTTGGGCCGCGGGGGAAATCGGCGTCGTCGCTAAAACGACGGACGGCGGCAAGCGGTGGGAAGTTGTGACCCGGGCGGGCGAGGACGACGTCAGCGTCATAGCTTGCGCCTCATCGGACGTGGCTTGGGTCGGCGCGGAACGGGGGGTAATATGGCGCACCGACGACGGCGGCCTAACGTGGAGTAAACGAACTATCGGCCAAGGTGACGTTACCGGTCTATCTTTCCTGGACCGCGAGCGGGGTTGGGCCGTCACCACGTACGGCGACGTCTTCCGCACGTCGGACGGCGGCGACAGCTGGCAACGAACGAGCACCGTCGGCGCGTGGCTGCGGGCGGTATCGTTCAGCGACGGCAACCACGGCCTTATATGCGGTTCATCCGGCTACCTCGCCCGGACCACCGACGGCGGCGCGAATTGGACCCGGGTCGGCGCCGCCCCCGACGTAAAACTTAACGCCGTTACCCATCGAAACGCGGCCGAAGCGTACGTCGTCGGCGGAGGCGGGACCGTCCTTCGCTCCACGGACGGCGGCGCGACCTGGGCCCCGCTCGAGCTCGGGATGGACGTACTCCTACGCGACGTAAGCTACGCCGGGAATTACGGATACATCGTGGGGGACATAGGAGGTTTCTGGCGCACGCGCGACGGCTCGAGCTGGCAAAAAAAGGACGCACCCAAATACGTCCTGTACACCGTCGCCGCGGCGCAACCTGAAATAGTGTGGTGCGGCTCGGGGGGCGGCGCGCTCCTCTATAGCCCCGACGGCGGCGATTCGTGGGAAGACCACGCCGCGAACGCGGACCCCGCGTCCCGGTTCGTCTGGGACAACGTTTGGGCGGAAAAACGCGGCCGCGGCGGCGCTCCCGGGACCGTGCTGGTGTGCGCCCACTACGATTCCGTATCCGAGTTATCCTCACTCGAGAAACCCGACGCGCCGGCACCGGGCGCGGACGATAACGCCACCGGGACGGCCGCGGTGCTCGAGTTCGCGCGCGCCAGCCGCGACCACGCATACCACCGCGACGTGATATACGTCTGCTACTCGGGCGAGGAGGAAGGGCTCCTCGGCTCCTCTCACTTCGCCTCCCGGATGGCCACGGCCCGTGAGCCGCTCTTGGGCGTATTGAACATGGACATGTTGGGGTACAAGAGTAAATCCCCCGACGACGCGGACGTCATTACGAACCGCCACAGCATCTGGCTTGCCGAATACGCCCGGGCCGCGGTCGCGACGTACGTCGCCGACCTCTACGTGGACGCAATCGTCGACGAGAAGATGTTCTACAGCGACCACAAGCCTTTCTGGAATTTCGGTTACGCCGCCAACCTCGTCATCGAGGATTGGCCCCTAATCTATAAATACGCTAACACCAGCAAAGACACGATCGAAAAAGTGAACTTCGACGTCGCGACGACGATGACGCGCGGCGTCGTCGCCGCCGCGGCCTCGCTCGCCTCGCCCACGTCCCTGCCGGCAGTTAGCTCCCTCAACGCCGTTAAAGTATACCCGAATCCCTATAAAACCGGAAAACACAAAGGCCGGGTCTACTTCGCCGACCTCCCTCCCAACTCCAAGATTAATTTTTATAATATCGCGGGCGAACGCGTTTACGAAGGCGCAAACGGCGCCGAGCCGCTTTGGGCGCTCGAGCTCGAGCGAGACCCCGCACCGATAAAGTCCAGCGGCGTCTACCTGTATATAATCGAAGCCCCCTCGGGCGAACGGAAAATAGGTAAACTCGCGGTCATCCGCTGA
- a CDS encoding trypsin-like peptidase domain-containing protein, giving the protein MRDQIMTAAVTALVVAALVPIPGCAQPPRKGMPAGLEEPSVAAVDAAVTASRNNAIVTASAKCSKAVVTVNTVQTVRRRVFNPFFSPPWQDFFRDFMGPPFQEFEEEVPSMGSGFIFDPDGYILTAEHVIHGADKIEVTLPDDRTFEAEWIGSDYEHDVAVLKIEGANFPYVELGDSSDLMIGEWAIAIGNPFGHVVESASPTVSVGVISALHRQMKSAGQGGFRLYGDLVQTDASINPGNSGGPLVNALGQAVGVNVTIITTSGGSVGIGFAVPVNVARDAARKLIAEGHPGRAWIGAYLVEVTPAVAKYLGLPDEDGLLMSDIDENAPAFKVNLRRGDVILAVNGKTVDDVDSYCSIFSGIKPGAAVNVKVRRDGRIMEGKVPTEACPGP; this is encoded by the coding sequence GTGAGAGATCAAATCATGACCGCGGCGGTTACGGCGCTGGTCGTCGCCGCGCTCGTACCTATTCCCGGTTGCGCACAACCACCCCGAAAAGGGATGCCGGCCGGTTTGGAGGAACCTTCCGTGGCGGCGGTCGACGCCGCCGTAACCGCCAGTCGCAACAACGCCATCGTCACCGCTTCCGCGAAATGCAGCAAAGCCGTCGTTACCGTAAATACGGTACAGACGGTCCGCCGCCGCGTCTTCAACCCCTTCTTCAGCCCGCCGTGGCAAGACTTCTTCCGCGACTTCATGGGCCCGCCCTTCCAGGAATTCGAGGAGGAGGTACCGTCCATGGGGTCCGGGTTCATATTCGACCCCGACGGCTACATCCTGACCGCGGAACACGTCATCCACGGCGCCGATAAAATCGAGGTAACGCTTCCCGACGACCGAACCTTCGAGGCCGAGTGGATAGGTTCCGATTACGAGCACGACGTCGCCGTACTCAAAATCGAAGGTGCTAACTTCCCGTACGTCGAGCTGGGCGATTCCTCCGACCTTATGATCGGCGAGTGGGCCATCGCCATCGGCAACCCCTTCGGCCACGTCGTCGAGAGCGCGTCCCCCACGGTCTCGGTGGGCGTTATATCCGCCCTCCACCGCCAAATGAAAAGCGCCGGCCAGGGTGGTTTTCGCCTCTATGGCGACTTAGTCCAGACCGACGCCTCCATCAACCCGGGGAATTCCGGCGGGCCGCTGGTGAACGCGCTGGGCCAGGCGGTAGGCGTTAACGTAACCATCATAACCACCAGCGGCGGTTCCGTCGGCATCGGCTTCGCCGTCCCCGTCAACGTCGCCCGGGACGCCGCGCGGAAACTCATCGCCGAAGGTCATCCCGGTCGCGCCTGGATCGGCGCTTACCTCGTCGAAGTGACGCCCGCGGTCGCCAAATACCTCGGCCTGCCCGACGAAGACGGCTTGCTTATGAGCGACATCGACGAGAACGCGCCCGCGTTTAAAGTCAACTTACGCCGCGGCGACGTTATCCTGGCGGTAAACGGCAAAACGGTCGACGACGTGGATAGCTACTGCTCGATATTTTCCGGGATTAAACCCGGCGCCGCGGTAAACGTCAAAGTACGCCGGGACGGCCGGATAATGGAAGGCAAAGTCCCGACGGAGGCTTGTCCCGGCCCGTAA
- the purB gene encoding adenylosuccinate lyase, with translation MIPRYTLPPMAKLWSEEAKYRRWLEVELAVCRAWHRAGRIPAEALREIESRARFDAGRILEIEKTVGHHVIAFLTNVNENVGPASRFIHLGLTSEDVVDTSLILALKQTATLILRKLEGTIAAAAALALKYKNTPIIGRTHGIHAEPTTFGLKFLVYHQELLRTRERIRRARRGISVGKIAGAVGTLAQIPPAVEADALRQLGLKPVAAATQVIQRDRHAEYVAALAICGATLEKVALEIRALQRTEVGEAAEPFRRGQKGSSAMPHKRNPELCERICGLARLLRGWLVPALENVALWHERDISHSSAERIIFPDATTTVYYMLDVMNYVLEGLDVYPRRMKENLESTRGLIFSGRVLVELAAAGASREEAYDVVQRQAKKVAAGRAKDLRTALAREPLVKKYLPGKKLSDCFRVEYFLRHVDDIFARAGLGTDGK, from the coding sequence ATGATCCCCCGATATACCCTCCCGCCGATGGCGAAGCTCTGGTCCGAAGAGGCCAAGTACCGCCGCTGGCTCGAGGTGGAGCTCGCCGTCTGCCGGGCGTGGCACCGCGCCGGCCGCATACCGGCCGAAGCTCTCCGCGAGATAGAGAGCCGCGCCCGCTTCGACGCAGGCCGCATCCTCGAGATAGAGAAGACCGTAGGCCACCACGTCATCGCCTTCCTCACCAACGTCAACGAAAACGTCGGCCCCGCAAGCCGCTTCATCCACCTGGGGCTCACCTCCGAAGACGTAGTCGATACCTCGCTCATACTGGCGCTCAAGCAGACGGCAACGTTGATACTCCGCAAACTCGAGGGTACGATAGCCGCCGCGGCCGCGCTCGCGTTGAAATACAAGAACACGCCTATTATAGGGCGCACGCACGGCATCCACGCCGAGCCCACTACCTTCGGCCTGAAATTCCTCGTATACCACCAGGAGCTTTTACGGACTCGCGAGCGTATTCGCCGGGCCCGCCGCGGCATTTCGGTGGGCAAGATAGCGGGGGCGGTAGGGACGTTGGCGCAGATCCCCCCCGCCGTCGAGGCCGACGCGCTCCGGCAGCTCGGCCTTAAACCCGTGGCCGCCGCGACGCAAGTAATACAACGCGACCGCCACGCCGAGTACGTCGCCGCGCTCGCCATTTGCGGCGCGACGCTCGAGAAGGTAGCCCTCGAGATCCGGGCGCTGCAGCGTACCGAGGTTGGCGAGGCCGCGGAGCCGTTCCGCCGCGGCCAAAAGGGCTCGAGCGCCATGCCCCACAAACGCAACCCGGAGTTGTGCGAACGCATCTGCGGCCTGGCGCGCCTGCTGCGGGGGTGGCTCGTCCCGGCCCTGGAGAACGTCGCGCTGTGGCACGAGCGCGACATAAGCCACTCCTCCGCCGAACGCATAATATTCCCGGACGCGACGACGACGGTATACTACATGCTGGACGTTATGAACTACGTACTGGAGGGGCTAGACGTCTATCCGCGGCGCATGAAAGAGAACCTCGAGTCAACGCGGGGTTTGATCTTCTCGGGGAGGGTTTTGGTGGAGCTCGCCGCGGCCGGCGCGTCGCGGGAGGAGGCGTACGACGTCGTCCAACGGCAAGCGAAGAAAGTCGCAGCCGGGCGGGCGAAAGACCTGCGAACGGCGCTCGCCCGGGAGCCGCTTGTTAAAAAGTACCTCCCCGGCAAAAAACTGAGCGATTGTTTCCGTGTCGAATATTTTCTTAGGCACGTCGACGACATCTTCGCCCGGGCGGGGCTCGGAACCGACGGGAAATGA
- a CDS encoding TIGR00341 family protein: MGVFNWFKRRVKSTPESRLAFHDLREASQPDSGYFIMTALSALIATFGLFLDSVAVIVGAMLIAPLMSPVLATGLGVARGDPKFLRGALESVAKGAVVAVVCAAAMAVISPELVPGREILSRTRPNLFDLAVAFASGIAGAYTFSSKDLSAALPGVAIAAALIPPLSVVGIGFGFGYHQIMWGALLLFGANLIAIAFGGAVTFIALGFYPKVKGAEGEWRLKSLIGTAVLLGLVTVPMVYFTFSNITTTSRQKNVGGVIEQYLPAREGYHVGAVEWVYRDGRYRVSALVYGKDEPAPDRLDFIRGALEDKLGKKTTLQVRYVAYDDLSTK, translated from the coding sequence ATGGGCGTTTTCAATTGGTTTAAGAGGCGCGTTAAGAGCACGCCGGAGAGCAGGCTCGCTTTCCACGACTTACGCGAGGCGTCGCAGCCGGATAGCGGTTACTTTATTATGACCGCGCTCTCGGCGCTCATCGCGACGTTCGGCCTTTTTCTCGACAGCGTAGCAGTGATTGTCGGCGCGATGCTTATAGCGCCGTTGATGTCGCCGGTGCTGGCCACGGGCCTGGGCGTCGCGCGCGGCGACCCGAAATTCTTGCGGGGCGCGCTCGAGTCGGTCGCCAAGGGAGCGGTGGTGGCCGTGGTCTGCGCCGCGGCGATGGCCGTGATTTCGCCCGAGCTCGTACCGGGTAGAGAGATCCTAAGCAGGACGCGGCCTAACCTTTTCGACCTGGCGGTGGCTTTCGCCTCGGGCATCGCGGGGGCGTATACTTTTTCCTCCAAGGACCTCTCGGCGGCGCTGCCGGGCGTGGCTATAGCGGCGGCCCTCATCCCGCCGCTCAGCGTCGTGGGCATCGGTTTCGGCTTCGGCTACCACCAGATAATGTGGGGGGCGCTCCTGCTTTTCGGCGCCAACCTCATCGCGATAGCGTTCGGCGGCGCGGTAACTTTTATCGCGTTGGGTTTTTACCCGAAGGTTAAAGGCGCAGAAGGGGAGTGGCGGCTGAAGAGCCTTATCGGGACGGCGGTCCTGCTGGGCCTGGTTACGGTCCCGATGGTGTACTTCACCTTCTCCAACATTACCACTACAAGCAGACAGAAGAACGTGGGCGGCGTCATCGAGCAATACCTGCCGGCGCGGGAGGGTTACCATGTCGGCGCGGTGGAGTGGGTTTACCGGGACGGCCGGTACCGGGTTTCGGCGTTGGTCTACGGTAAGGACGAGCCGGCGCCGGACCGGCTGGATTTTATCCGGGGAGCGCTTGAGGACAAGTTGGGGAAGAAGACGACGCTGCAAGTCCGTTACGTCGCGTACGATGATTTGAGTACTAAGTAG
- a CDS encoding ABC transporter permease, producing the protein MNFARFWAVLRKEYRQFFRDRVTVAVIFAIPAVQLCLFGYAINFEVKHLPTAVLDYARCAESRAVVQDFVNSQYFDVRRYVSSYRELTALIDKGVVKAGIVFPPDMKRRLKAGKAATAAVVFDASDPMTAGSAISSAQAIGMYRSIRILARGREVREMPFEIRTRAWYNPQMLSANFMVPGLIGVIMQLVTMMLTAMAIVRERERGTLEQLLVSPVNRLELILGKLIPYVVLGYVDITLAFLIARYVFGVSIAGNLFALYVLAFLFLASTLGFGLLISTIAKTQQQAMQMSFFVFLPSIMLSGFFFPVAAMPGLIRPVSYVIPLTYFLEICRGVILKGQGFEHLLRQTVVLAVMGAVILGLAVARMRKKVA; encoded by the coding sequence GTGAATTTCGCGCGCTTCTGGGCCGTTCTCCGCAAAGAGTACCGTCAGTTCTTCCGGGACCGCGTTACGGTGGCGGTAATCTTCGCCATACCCGCCGTACAGCTGTGCCTTTTCGGGTACGCCATAAATTTCGAGGTCAAGCATCTTCCGACGGCCGTCCTCGACTACGCCCGCTGCGCTGAGAGCCGCGCCGTCGTCCAGGATTTCGTCAACTCGCAATATTTCGACGTGCGTCGTTACGTATCCAGTTACCGGGAGCTAACGGCGTTGATAGACAAGGGCGTCGTTAAGGCCGGCATCGTCTTCCCGCCCGATATGAAACGGCGTTTAAAAGCCGGGAAGGCGGCGACCGCGGCGGTCGTCTTCGACGCGTCGGACCCTATGACCGCGGGGTCGGCGATCTCGAGCGCGCAGGCCATAGGGATGTACCGTTCCATCCGAATCCTCGCCCGCGGCCGCGAGGTCCGCGAGATGCCGTTCGAGATAAGGACGCGCGCCTGGTACAATCCGCAGATGCTGTCCGCCAACTTTATGGTCCCCGGCCTAATCGGCGTTATCATGCAGTTGGTGACGATGATGCTAACGGCGATGGCTATAGTGCGCGAACGCGAGCGCGGGACCCTCGAGCAGTTGTTGGTTTCGCCCGTCAACCGCCTCGAGCTTATCTTGGGTAAATTGATACCGTACGTCGTCCTGGGCTACGTCGACATAACGCTTGCCTTTCTTATCGCGCGGTACGTCTTCGGCGTCTCGATTGCGGGTAACCTCTTCGCCCTTTACGTTCTCGCGTTCCTCTTCCTGGCGTCGACGCTGGGCTTCGGCCTTTTGATATCCACTATCGCGAAGACGCAGCAACAGGCGATGCAGATGTCGTTCTTCGTATTCCTCCCGTCGATAATGCTCTCGGGTTTCTTCTTCCCGGTGGCGGCGATGCCCGGTTTAATAAGGCCCGTCTCGTACGTGATACCACTAACGTACTTTTTGGAGATATGTAGAGGGGTTATATTGAAGGGTCAGGGGTTCGAGCACCTCTTGCGCCAGACGGTCGTATTGGCGGTGATGGGGGCCGTTATATTGGGCTTGGCCGTTGCCCGGATGCGCAAGAAGGTGGCGTAA
- a CDS encoding ABC transporter ATP-binding protein — protein MEYAVYTEKLTKRFGDIVAVDELDLRVNRGEIYGFLGPNGAGKTTTIRMLCGILEPTAGGGRVLDYDVVAEAEQVKKRIGYMSQRFSLYEDLTVAENVDFYASIYGLTGSVKRERTGELFETAGLAGRTRQLAGTLSGGQKQRLALGCALVHRPELLFLDEPTAGVDPVSRRDFWDLLYELAAGGTTILVTTHYMDEAEHCNRLGFIFGGRLIAEGKPDALKAGVAAEVYKITPASVGGAYAALVRGFPGAMVSILGNNVHVSGAGIDEATLAAALDGAGVGYSALERATPSLEDLFVMYIGEESRP, from the coding sequence ATGGAATACGCGGTTTATACCGAGAAGTTGACGAAGAGGTTCGGCGACATAGTCGCCGTGGACGAGTTGGACCTCCGCGTTAACCGGGGCGAGATATACGGCTTCCTGGGGCCCAACGGCGCCGGGAAGACGACGACCATTCGCATGCTGTGCGGGATTCTCGAGCCGACGGCGGGAGGCGGCCGCGTTCTGGACTACGACGTCGTAGCGGAAGCGGAGCAAGTTAAGAAGCGGATAGGTTACATGTCGCAGCGGTTCAGCCTTTACGAGGACCTCACGGTGGCCGAGAACGTCGATTTCTACGCCAGCATCTACGGCCTGACGGGTTCCGTAAAAAGGGAGCGAACCGGGGAATTGTTCGAAACCGCCGGCCTCGCCGGGCGAACGCGGCAGCTGGCCGGGACCCTCTCCGGCGGCCAGAAGCAGCGGCTCGCGCTGGGCTGCGCGCTCGTCCACCGGCCGGAGCTGCTGTTTCTGGACGAGCCGACGGCCGGCGTGGACCCGGTGAGCCGTCGCGATTTCTGGGATTTGCTGTACGAGCTGGCCGCGGGCGGTACGACGATTCTGGTCACGACCCATTATATGGACGAGGCCGAGCACTGCAATCGCCTCGGCTTTATTTTCGGCGGCAGGTTGATCGCCGAGGGTAAGCCCGACGCGTTAAAGGCGGGCGTGGCCGCGGAGGTTTACAAAATAACGCCGGCGTCGGTCGGCGGAGCGTACGCGGCGCTGGTGCGCGGGTTCCCGGGTGCGATGGTAAGCATACTGGGTAATAACGTACACGTCTCGGGCGCCGGCATAGACGAAGCGACGTTGGCGGCGGCGCTGGACGGCGCGGGCGTCGGATATTCGGCGCTCGAGCGCGCGACCCCCAGCCTCGAAGACCTCTTCGTGATGTACATAGGGGAGGAGAGCCGCCCGTGA
- a CDS encoding efflux RND transporter periplasmic adaptor subunit, with protein MALINRRVVVPVVISAGVAALAAYWVVNHLRERGRPLEAAGMLEAIEVDVGALVAGRIVAVYYDEGDDVAEGATVATLDAEEFEAGLAAAEAAAAAADDRIAAAGAAYAAAQDRFARVARVYPGGGVTKAEYERAKAERDAASAELASARSLAAQAEAAKAQLDARRKEIEIVAPLSGTVLSRNLEPGEVLSPGVSLMTLADLSTLELYVYVPEGKVGAVNAGDAVEVAVDSFPGEKFAGKVKAVSSRAEFTPRNIESKEDRVTLVFKVTVTVPNREGRLKPGMPADAAFTAAAARTK; from the coding sequence GTGGCACTAATAAATAGGAGGGTCGTCGTGCCGGTCGTAATTTCGGCCGGCGTCGCGGCGTTGGCGGCGTATTGGGTAGTAAACCATCTTCGCGAACGCGGCCGGCCTTTGGAAGCCGCGGGTATGCTCGAGGCGATCGAGGTTGACGTCGGCGCGCTGGTTGCGGGGCGCATCGTCGCCGTTTATTACGACGAAGGCGACGACGTGGCCGAGGGCGCCACGGTCGCGACGCTCGATGCCGAGGAGTTCGAGGCCGGCCTCGCCGCGGCCGAAGCCGCGGCAGCCGCGGCCGACGACCGCATCGCCGCGGCGGGAGCGGCCTACGCCGCGGCCCAGGACCGTTTCGCGCGCGTCGCCCGGGTGTACCCCGGCGGCGGCGTCACGAAGGCGGAGTACGAACGCGCCAAAGCCGAGCGGGACGCCGCGTCGGCCGAGTTGGCGAGCGCGCGTTCGCTGGCGGCGCAGGCCGAGGCTGCCAAGGCCCAACTCGACGCCCGCCGCAAAGAGATAGAAATCGTGGCGCCGTTGTCCGGGACCGTATTGAGCCGCAACCTCGAGCCGGGCGAAGTGCTCAGCCCCGGCGTGTCGTTGATGACGCTGGCGGATTTGTCCACGCTCGAGCTTTACGTTTACGTTCCGGAGGGTAAGGTAGGCGCCGTGAACGCCGGCGACGCGGTTGAGGTCGCCGTCGATTCTTTCCCCGGGGAGAAGTTCGCCGGGAAGGTCAAGGCCGTCTCGAGCCGGGCCGAGTTCACCCCGCGCAACATTGAATCCAAGGAGGACCGCGTAACGCTGGTTTTCAAAGTAACCGTAACGGTGCCCAACCGCGAAGGCAGGTTGAAGCCCGGTATGCCGGCGGACGCGGCCTTTACCGCGGCCGCGGCGCGCACGAAGTGA